In a genomic window of Diorhabda carinulata isolate Delta chromosome 8, icDioCari1.1, whole genome shotgun sequence:
- the LOC130897519 gene encoding uncharacterized protein LOC130897519 isoform X7, whose amino-acid sequence MQYNNVYQNNTVFRPRSDRGNDHHFNKQQQQSNYWCGPPHVMAAVQDFGGPKQQYKKKQKPENTLQLSVPMWHQQDLKPFRKNFYELHHTALTRTQTDVDNYRTKMDIIVRGNDIPQPNFCFEEGSFPEYIMQVLLKQGFNEPTAIQSQGWPVVLSGRDLVGIAQTGSGKTLAYMIPAAVHINNQQRPQRGEGPIALILAPTRELAQQIQKVAHEFGTSTMIRNTCIFGGSPKGPQARDLERGVEIVIATPGRLIDFLEKGTTNLSKCTYLVLDEADRMLDMGFEPQIRKIIQQIRPDRQVLMWSATWPKQVQALAEEFLENYVQVNVGGLSLAANHNIKQIVDVCDDSEKEDKLIKLLKEIGSDRQNKIIIFVETKKKVDDITKIVKKEGLSAISMHGDKSQPERDYVLNEFRSGKSSILVATDVAARGLDVEDVKYVINFDYPNSSEDYVHRIGRTGRCQQAGTAYAFFTQNNQRQAKDLIAVLEEAGQVVNPKLMELAQQAKNSNQKQHRWQNRNKDNSSPSSQNSMGKVKTWTNSKTFVNGEFKQNNGPRSNNNSFRNDGMQRTQRNNYNNYSHYQNGQMYQPSYSPNSMYQQQQQQQQQQQQPHQQQMLGNGTQRNYGNNSRSYGNQRYNDRQSYQAPQTNMYTIPTPYMMQSPAADGMQSIINHKFFQSRGLPATTNPCAYQSMGQSQPTPAYNQYAGGVPYATYQYTQPPTAAVQQ is encoded by the exons ATGCAGTACAATaacgtttatcaaaataatactgT GTTCAGACCTAGATCTGATAGAGGCAATGACCATCACTTCAACAAGCAACAGCAACAGTCCAATTATTGGTGTGGACCCCCACATGTTATGGCAGCTGTGCAAGATTTCGGAGGCCCAAAACAGCAATACAAAAAGAAACAGAAGCCAGAAAATACTTTACAGTTAAGTGTACCCATGTGGCATCAACAAGACTTGAAACCATTTAG gaaaaactTCTATGAATTACATCATACGGCTTTAACTAGGACACAAACTGATGTAGATAATTACAGAACTAAGATGGATATTATTGTCCGAGGTAATGATATCCCTCaaccaaatttttgttttgaagaaGGCAGTTTTCCTGAATACATTATGCAAGTTCTATTGAAACAAGGATTCAATGAACCCACCGCTATTCAGTCACAAG GCTGGCCTGTCGTCCTTTCGGGGAGAGATTTGGTGGGTATTGCTCAAACTGGTTCTGGAAAGACATTAGCATATATGATACCCGCGGCGGTTCATATCAACAACCAACAGAGACCACAGCGAGGTGAAGGTCCTATTGCACTCATTCTTGCTCCAACTAGGGAATTGGCTCAACAAATCCAAAAAGTAGCACATGAGTTTGGTACTAGTACAATGATTCGTAATACCTGTATATTCGGGGGCTCCCCTAAAGGACCTCAAGCAAGAGATCTTGAAAGAGGTGTGGAAATTGTGATAGCGACTCCCGGTAGATTGatagattttttggaaaaaggtACCACGAATTTATCAAAGTGTACTTATTTGGTGTTGGACGAAGCAGATAGGATGTTAGATATGGGTTTTGAAcctcaaattagaaaaatcattcAACAAATTAGGCCGGATAGACAAGTTTTGATGTGGTCTGCCACTTGGCCTAAACAAGTCCAGGCTCTTGCTGAAgagtttttggaaaattatgtaCAA gTAAATGTTGGAGGTTTGTCATTAGCTGCCAATCACAATATAAAGCAAATTGTAGATGTGTGTGATGACTCAGAAAAAGAAGACAAATTGATTAAACTCTTGAAAGAAATTGGATCAGATAGACAAAacaagattattatttttgtagaaactaAGAAGAAGGTGGACGacataacaaaaattgttaaaaaagaag GCTTATCTGCTATTTCTATGCATGGAGATAAATCACAACCTGAACGTGATTACGTATTGAATGAGTTTCGATCTGGAAAGTCTTCTATATTAGTTGCGACTGATGTAGCTGCTAGAGGATTAGATGTTGAAGATGTCAAGTATGTTATAAACTTTGATTATCCCAATTCCAGTGAAGATTATGTCCATCGTATTGGAAGAACTGGTCGTTGTCAACAAGCAG GTACTGCATATGCTTTCTTCACACAAAACAACCAACGGCAAGCTAAAGATCTAATTGCTGTACTGGAAGAAGCAGGGCAAGTAGTCAACCCCAAACTTATGGAATTAGCACAACAAGCCAAAAATTCCAATCAGAAACAACACCGTTGGCAAAACCGCAACAAAGACAATTCATCACCAAGTAGCCAGAATTCAATGGGAAAAGTTAAGACTTGGACCAATTCCAAAACTTTTGTTAACGGAGAATTTAAACAAAACAATGGACCTAgatcaaataataattcatttaggAATGATGGGATGCAAAGAACTCAACGaaacaattacaataattattctCACTATCAAAATGGACAAATGTACCAACCGTCATATAGTCCCAATAGTATGTATCAACAACAGCAACAACAGCAGCAGCAGCAACAGCAACCACATCAACAACAGATGTTGGGTAACGGAACACAAAGAAACTATG GTAATAATTCTCGTTCATACGGAAATCAACGCTACAACGATCGCCAATCCTACCAAGCTCCTCAAACCAACATGTACACGATACCAACACCATACATGATGCAATCTCCCGCTGCAGATGGTATGCAATCAATAATCAAccataaatttttccaaagccgAGGATTGCCTGCTACAACCAATCCTTGCGCATATCAATCGATGGGTCAAAGTCAACCTACTCCGGCCTACAATCAATACGCAGGTGGTGTACCGTATGCAACTTATCAATACACACAGCCCCCTACTGCCGCCGTGCAgcagtaa
- the LOC130897519 gene encoding uncharacterized protein LOC130897519 isoform X3 encodes MQYNNVYQNNTVFRPRSDRGNDHHFNKQQQQSNYWCGPPHVMAAVQDFGGPKQQYKKKQKPENTLQLSVPMWHQQDLKPFRKNFYELHHTALTRTQTDVDNYRTKMDIIVRGNDIPQPNFCFEEGSFPEYIMQVLLKQGFNEPTAIQSQGWPVVLSGRDLVGIAQTGSGKTLAYMIPAAVHINNQQRPQRGEGPIALILAPTRELAQQIQKVAHEFGTSTMIRNTCIFGGSPKGPQARDLERGVEIVIATPGRLIDFLEKGTTNLSKCTYLVLDEADRMLDMGFEPQIRKIIQQIRPDRQVLMWSATWPKQVQALAEEFLENYVQVNVGGLSLAANHNIKQIVDVCDDSEKEDKLIKLLKEIGSDRQNKIIIFVETKKKVDDITKIVKKEGLSAISMHGDKSQPERDYVLNEFRSGKSSILVATDVAARGLDVEDVKYVINFDYPNSSEDYVHRIGRTGRCQQAGTAYAFFTQNNQRQAKDLIAVLEEAGQVVNPKLMELAQQAKNSNQKQHRWQNRNKDNSSPSSQNSMGKVKTWTNSKTFVNGEFKQNNGPRSNNNSFRNDGMQRTQRNNYNNYSHYQNGQMYQPSYSPNSMYQQQQQQQQQQQQPHQQQMLGNGTQRNYGKEFYGGSVLFDSDRHYESPKEFICNNSRSYGNQRYNDRQSYQAPQTNMYTIPTPYMMQSPAADGMQSIINHKFFQSRGLPATTNPCAYQSMGQSQPTPAYNQYAGGVPYATYQYTQPPTAAVQQ; translated from the exons ATGCAGTACAATaacgtttatcaaaataatactgT GTTCAGACCTAGATCTGATAGAGGCAATGACCATCACTTCAACAAGCAACAGCAACAGTCCAATTATTGGTGTGGACCCCCACATGTTATGGCAGCTGTGCAAGATTTCGGAGGCCCAAAACAGCAATACAAAAAGAAACAGAAGCCAGAAAATACTTTACAGTTAAGTGTACCCATGTGGCATCAACAAGACTTGAAACCATTTAG gaaaaactTCTATGAATTACATCATACGGCTTTAACTAGGACACAAACTGATGTAGATAATTACAGAACTAAGATGGATATTATTGTCCGAGGTAATGATATCCCTCaaccaaatttttgttttgaagaaGGCAGTTTTCCTGAATACATTATGCAAGTTCTATTGAAACAAGGATTCAATGAACCCACCGCTATTCAGTCACAAG GCTGGCCTGTCGTCCTTTCGGGGAGAGATTTGGTGGGTATTGCTCAAACTGGTTCTGGAAAGACATTAGCATATATGATACCCGCGGCGGTTCATATCAACAACCAACAGAGACCACAGCGAGGTGAAGGTCCTATTGCACTCATTCTTGCTCCAACTAGGGAATTGGCTCAACAAATCCAAAAAGTAGCACATGAGTTTGGTACTAGTACAATGATTCGTAATACCTGTATATTCGGGGGCTCCCCTAAAGGACCTCAAGCAAGAGATCTTGAAAGAGGTGTGGAAATTGTGATAGCGACTCCCGGTAGATTGatagattttttggaaaaaggtACCACGAATTTATCAAAGTGTACTTATTTGGTGTTGGACGAAGCAGATAGGATGTTAGATATGGGTTTTGAAcctcaaattagaaaaatcattcAACAAATTAGGCCGGATAGACAAGTTTTGATGTGGTCTGCCACTTGGCCTAAACAAGTCCAGGCTCTTGCTGAAgagtttttggaaaattatgtaCAA gTAAATGTTGGAGGTTTGTCATTAGCTGCCAATCACAATATAAAGCAAATTGTAGATGTGTGTGATGACTCAGAAAAAGAAGACAAATTGATTAAACTCTTGAAAGAAATTGGATCAGATAGACAAAacaagattattatttttgtagaaactaAGAAGAAGGTGGACGacataacaaaaattgttaaaaaagaag GCTTATCTGCTATTTCTATGCATGGAGATAAATCACAACCTGAACGTGATTACGTATTGAATGAGTTTCGATCTGGAAAGTCTTCTATATTAGTTGCGACTGATGTAGCTGCTAGAGGATTAGATGTTGAAGATGTCAAGTATGTTATAAACTTTGATTATCCCAATTCCAGTGAAGATTATGTCCATCGTATTGGAAGAACTGGTCGTTGTCAACAAGCAG GTACTGCATATGCTTTCTTCACACAAAACAACCAACGGCAAGCTAAAGATCTAATTGCTGTACTGGAAGAAGCAGGGCAAGTAGTCAACCCCAAACTTATGGAATTAGCACAACAAGCCAAAAATTCCAATCAGAAACAACACCGTTGGCAAAACCGCAACAAAGACAATTCATCACCAAGTAGCCAGAATTCAATGGGAAAAGTTAAGACTTGGACCAATTCCAAAACTTTTGTTAACGGAGAATTTAAACAAAACAATGGACCTAgatcaaataataattcatttaggAATGATGGGATGCAAAGAACTCAACGaaacaattacaataattattctCACTATCAAAATGGACAAATGTACCAACCGTCATATAGTCCCAATAGTATGTATCAACAACAGCAACAACAGCAGCAGCAGCAACAGCAACCACATCAACAACAGATGTTGGGTAACGGAACACAAAGAAACTATGGTAAGGAATTTTATGGTGGCTCCGTTTTATTTGATTCTGACAGACATTACGAATCTCCCAAGGAATTTATTT GTAATAATTCTCGTTCATACGGAAATCAACGCTACAACGATCGCCAATCCTACCAAGCTCCTCAAACCAACATGTACACGATACCAACACCATACATGATGCAATCTCCCGCTGCAGATGGTATGCAATCAATAATCAAccataaatttttccaaagccgAGGATTGCCTGCTACAACCAATCCTTGCGCATATCAATCGATGGGTCAAAGTCAACCTACTCCGGCCTACAATCAATACGCAGGTGGTGTACCGTATGCAACTTATCAATACACACAGCCCCCTACTGCCGCCGTGCAgcagtaa
- the LOC130897519 gene encoding uncharacterized protein LOC130897519 isoform X5: MQYNNVYQNNTVFRPRSDRGNDHHFNKQQQQSNYWCGPPHVMAAVQDFGGPKQQYKKKQKPENTLQLSVPMWHQQDLKPFRKNFYELHHTALTRTQTDVDNYRTKMDIIVRGNDIPQPNFCFEEGSFPEYIMQVLLKQGFNEPTAIQSQGWPVVLSGRDLVGIAQTGSGKTLAYMIPAAVHINNQQRPQRGEGPIALILAPTRELAQQIQKVAHEFGTSTMIRNTCIFGGSPKGPQARDLERGVEIVIATPGRLIDFLEKGTTNLSKCTYLVLDEADRMLDMGFEPQIRKIIQQIRPDRQVLMWSATWPKQVQALAEEFLENYVQVNVGGLSLAANHNIKQIVDVCDDSEKEDKLIKLLKEIGSDRQNKIIIFVETKKKVDDITKIVKKEVYFSGLSAISMHGDKSQPERDYVLNEFRSGKSSILVATDVAARGLDVEDVKYVINFDYPNSSEDYVHRIGRTGRCQQAGTAYAFFTQNNQRQAKDLIAVLEEAGQVVNPKLMELAQQAKNSNQKQHRWQNRNKDNSSPSSQNSMGKVKTWTNSKTFVNGEFKQNNGPRSNNNSFRNDGMQRTQRNNYNNYSHYQNGQMYQPSYSPNSMYQQQQQQQQQQQQPHQQQMLGNGTQRNYGNNSRSYGNQRYNDRQSYQAPQTNMYTIPTPYMMQSPAADGMQSIINHKFFQSRGLPATTNPCAYQSMGQSQPTPAYNQYAGGVPYATYQYTQPPTAAVQQ, encoded by the exons ATGCAGTACAATaacgtttatcaaaataatactgT GTTCAGACCTAGATCTGATAGAGGCAATGACCATCACTTCAACAAGCAACAGCAACAGTCCAATTATTGGTGTGGACCCCCACATGTTATGGCAGCTGTGCAAGATTTCGGAGGCCCAAAACAGCAATACAAAAAGAAACAGAAGCCAGAAAATACTTTACAGTTAAGTGTACCCATGTGGCATCAACAAGACTTGAAACCATTTAG gaaaaactTCTATGAATTACATCATACGGCTTTAACTAGGACACAAACTGATGTAGATAATTACAGAACTAAGATGGATATTATTGTCCGAGGTAATGATATCCCTCaaccaaatttttgttttgaagaaGGCAGTTTTCCTGAATACATTATGCAAGTTCTATTGAAACAAGGATTCAATGAACCCACCGCTATTCAGTCACAAG GCTGGCCTGTCGTCCTTTCGGGGAGAGATTTGGTGGGTATTGCTCAAACTGGTTCTGGAAAGACATTAGCATATATGATACCCGCGGCGGTTCATATCAACAACCAACAGAGACCACAGCGAGGTGAAGGTCCTATTGCACTCATTCTTGCTCCAACTAGGGAATTGGCTCAACAAATCCAAAAAGTAGCACATGAGTTTGGTACTAGTACAATGATTCGTAATACCTGTATATTCGGGGGCTCCCCTAAAGGACCTCAAGCAAGAGATCTTGAAAGAGGTGTGGAAATTGTGATAGCGACTCCCGGTAGATTGatagattttttggaaaaaggtACCACGAATTTATCAAAGTGTACTTATTTGGTGTTGGACGAAGCAGATAGGATGTTAGATATGGGTTTTGAAcctcaaattagaaaaatcattcAACAAATTAGGCCGGATAGACAAGTTTTGATGTGGTCTGCCACTTGGCCTAAACAAGTCCAGGCTCTTGCTGAAgagtttttggaaaattatgtaCAA gTAAATGTTGGAGGTTTGTCATTAGCTGCCAATCACAATATAAAGCAAATTGTAGATGTGTGTGATGACTCAGAAAAAGAAGACAAATTGATTAAACTCTTGAAAGAAATTGGATCAGATAGACAAAacaagattattatttttgtagaaactaAGAAGAAGGTGGACGacataacaaaaattgttaaaaaagaag TGTATTTTTCAGGCTTATCTGCTATTTCTATGCATGGAGATAAATCACAACCTGAACGTGATTACGTATTGAATGAGTTTCGATCTGGAAAGTCTTCTATATTAGTTGCGACTGATGTAGCTGCTAGAGGATTAGATGTTGAAGATGTCAAGTATGTTATAAACTTTGATTATCCCAATTCCAGTGAAGATTATGTCCATCGTATTGGAAGAACTGGTCGTTGTCAACAAGCAG GTACTGCATATGCTTTCTTCACACAAAACAACCAACGGCAAGCTAAAGATCTAATTGCTGTACTGGAAGAAGCAGGGCAAGTAGTCAACCCCAAACTTATGGAATTAGCACAACAAGCCAAAAATTCCAATCAGAAACAACACCGTTGGCAAAACCGCAACAAAGACAATTCATCACCAAGTAGCCAGAATTCAATGGGAAAAGTTAAGACTTGGACCAATTCCAAAACTTTTGTTAACGGAGAATTTAAACAAAACAATGGACCTAgatcaaataataattcatttaggAATGATGGGATGCAAAGAACTCAACGaaacaattacaataattattctCACTATCAAAATGGACAAATGTACCAACCGTCATATAGTCCCAATAGTATGTATCAACAACAGCAACAACAGCAGCAGCAGCAACAGCAACCACATCAACAACAGATGTTGGGTAACGGAACACAAAGAAACTATG GTAATAATTCTCGTTCATACGGAAATCAACGCTACAACGATCGCCAATCCTACCAAGCTCCTCAAACCAACATGTACACGATACCAACACCATACATGATGCAATCTCCCGCTGCAGATGGTATGCAATCAATAATCAAccataaatttttccaaagccgAGGATTGCCTGCTACAACCAATCCTTGCGCATATCAATCGATGGGTCAAAGTCAACCTACTCCGGCCTACAATCAATACGCAGGTGGTGTACCGTATGCAACTTATCAATACACACAGCCCCCTACTGCCGCCGTGCAgcagtaa
- the LOC130897519 gene encoding uncharacterized protein LOC130897519 isoform X1, translating into MQYNNVYQNNTVFRPRSDRGNDHHFNKQQQQSNYWCGPPHVMAAVQDFGGPKQQYKKKQKPENTLQLSVPMWHQQDLKPFRKNFYELHHTALTRTQTDVDNYRTKMDIIVRGNDIPQPNFCFEEGSFPEYIMQVLLKQGFNEPTAIQSQGWPVVLSGRDLVGIAQTGSGKTLAYMIPAAVHINNQQRPQRGEGPIALILAPTRELAQQIQKVAHEFGTSTMIRNTCIFGGSPKGPQARDLERGVEIVIATPGRLIDFLEKGTTNLSKCTYLVLDEADRMLDMGFEPQIRKIIQQIRPDRQVLMWSATWPKQVQALAEEFLENYVQVNVGGLSLAANHNIKQIVDVCDDSEKEDKLIKLLKEIGSDRQNKIIIFVETKKKVDDITKIVKKEVYFSGLSAISMHGDKSQPERDYVLNEFRSGKSSILVATDVAARGLDVEDVKYVINFDYPNSSEDYVHRIGRTGRCQQAGTAYAFFTQNNQRQAKDLIAVLEEAGQVVNPKLMELAQQAKNSNQKQHRWQNRNKDNSSPSSQNSMGKVKTWTNSKTFVNGEFKQNNGPRSNNNSFRNDGMQRTQRNNYNNYSHYQNGQMYQPSYSPNSMYQQQQQQQQQQQQPHQQQMLGNGTQRNYGKEFYGGSVLFDSDRHYESPKEFICNNSRSYGNQRYNDRQSYQAPQTNMYTIPTPYMMQSPAADGMQSIINHKFFQSRGLPATTNPCAYQSMGQSQPTPAYNQYAGGVPYATYQYTQPPTAAVQQ; encoded by the exons ATGCAGTACAATaacgtttatcaaaataatactgT GTTCAGACCTAGATCTGATAGAGGCAATGACCATCACTTCAACAAGCAACAGCAACAGTCCAATTATTGGTGTGGACCCCCACATGTTATGGCAGCTGTGCAAGATTTCGGAGGCCCAAAACAGCAATACAAAAAGAAACAGAAGCCAGAAAATACTTTACAGTTAAGTGTACCCATGTGGCATCAACAAGACTTGAAACCATTTAG gaaaaactTCTATGAATTACATCATACGGCTTTAACTAGGACACAAACTGATGTAGATAATTACAGAACTAAGATGGATATTATTGTCCGAGGTAATGATATCCCTCaaccaaatttttgttttgaagaaGGCAGTTTTCCTGAATACATTATGCAAGTTCTATTGAAACAAGGATTCAATGAACCCACCGCTATTCAGTCACAAG GCTGGCCTGTCGTCCTTTCGGGGAGAGATTTGGTGGGTATTGCTCAAACTGGTTCTGGAAAGACATTAGCATATATGATACCCGCGGCGGTTCATATCAACAACCAACAGAGACCACAGCGAGGTGAAGGTCCTATTGCACTCATTCTTGCTCCAACTAGGGAATTGGCTCAACAAATCCAAAAAGTAGCACATGAGTTTGGTACTAGTACAATGATTCGTAATACCTGTATATTCGGGGGCTCCCCTAAAGGACCTCAAGCAAGAGATCTTGAAAGAGGTGTGGAAATTGTGATAGCGACTCCCGGTAGATTGatagattttttggaaaaaggtACCACGAATTTATCAAAGTGTACTTATTTGGTGTTGGACGAAGCAGATAGGATGTTAGATATGGGTTTTGAAcctcaaattagaaaaatcattcAACAAATTAGGCCGGATAGACAAGTTTTGATGTGGTCTGCCACTTGGCCTAAACAAGTCCAGGCTCTTGCTGAAgagtttttggaaaattatgtaCAA gTAAATGTTGGAGGTTTGTCATTAGCTGCCAATCACAATATAAAGCAAATTGTAGATGTGTGTGATGACTCAGAAAAAGAAGACAAATTGATTAAACTCTTGAAAGAAATTGGATCAGATAGACAAAacaagattattatttttgtagaaactaAGAAGAAGGTGGACGacataacaaaaattgttaaaaaagaag TGTATTTTTCAGGCTTATCTGCTATTTCTATGCATGGAGATAAATCACAACCTGAACGTGATTACGTATTGAATGAGTTTCGATCTGGAAAGTCTTCTATATTAGTTGCGACTGATGTAGCTGCTAGAGGATTAGATGTTGAAGATGTCAAGTATGTTATAAACTTTGATTATCCCAATTCCAGTGAAGATTATGTCCATCGTATTGGAAGAACTGGTCGTTGTCAACAAGCAG GTACTGCATATGCTTTCTTCACACAAAACAACCAACGGCAAGCTAAAGATCTAATTGCTGTACTGGAAGAAGCAGGGCAAGTAGTCAACCCCAAACTTATGGAATTAGCACAACAAGCCAAAAATTCCAATCAGAAACAACACCGTTGGCAAAACCGCAACAAAGACAATTCATCACCAAGTAGCCAGAATTCAATGGGAAAAGTTAAGACTTGGACCAATTCCAAAACTTTTGTTAACGGAGAATTTAAACAAAACAATGGACCTAgatcaaataataattcatttaggAATGATGGGATGCAAAGAACTCAACGaaacaattacaataattattctCACTATCAAAATGGACAAATGTACCAACCGTCATATAGTCCCAATAGTATGTATCAACAACAGCAACAACAGCAGCAGCAGCAACAGCAACCACATCAACAACAGATGTTGGGTAACGGAACACAAAGAAACTATGGTAAGGAATTTTATGGTGGCTCCGTTTTATTTGATTCTGACAGACATTACGAATCTCCCAAGGAATTTATTT GTAATAATTCTCGTTCATACGGAAATCAACGCTACAACGATCGCCAATCCTACCAAGCTCCTCAAACCAACATGTACACGATACCAACACCATACATGATGCAATCTCCCGCTGCAGATGGTATGCAATCAATAATCAAccataaatttttccaaagccgAGGATTGCCTGCTACAACCAATCCTTGCGCATATCAATCGATGGGTCAAAGTCAACCTACTCCGGCCTACAATCAATACGCAGGTGGTGTACCGTATGCAACTTATCAATACACACAGCCCCCTACTGCCGCCGTGCAgcagtaa